A genomic stretch from Aquila chrysaetos chrysaetos chromosome 1, bAquChr1.4, whole genome shotgun sequence includes:
- the LOC115340262 gene encoding interleukin-8-like, which translates to MYGKPVVVALVLYLVLMAGSEGKALAKTKEKGFQCLCISTHSKFIPPKAIQNVRLSQRGPLCKNVEIIATLKSGRRVCLEPTAPWVQLTVKAILARARDNTESPIKEKSRKNRPWSFSRI; encoded by the exons ATGTATGGCAAAcctgttgttgttgctttggtTCTTTATCTGGTCTTAATGGCAGGGTCAGAAG GTAAGGCCCTGGcgaagacaaaagaaaaaggcttccAGTGCCTGTGCATAAGCACTCATTCCAAGTTCATCCCTCCCAAGGCTATTCAGAATGTGAGATTAAGCCAAAGAGGACCTCTCTGCAAAAATGTGGAAATCAT AGCTACGCTGAAAAGTGGCAGACGAGTGTGTTTGGAACCCACTGCTCCCTGGGTCCAGCTCACTGTAAAGGCTATTTTGGCCAG GGCCAGAGACAACACTGAGTCACCAATCAAAGAAAAGTCAAGGAAAAATAGACCTTGGAGTTTTTCAAGGATATGA